A region of Synergistota bacterium DNA encodes the following proteins:
- a CDS encoding potassium transporter Trk, with product MLIFILAIVVGTLLLKGSWASKGISWIDSLFTATSAVCVTGLVVCDTGSDFTVWGQIIILILIQIGGLGIMSLSSVLAYALRGEGELRMKLITAYSLGRESPSGVKEIVKKVLIFTFIFELLGFLLLGTGLILKGVPVGKALYSALFHSISAFCNAGFSIYSWNLMEFNNFPYLFSVVMFLFIAGGLGFPVLTEIWERVFGGRKKLSAYSKVVIYSTLFLVLLGAVLLELFNIGNPGFEGFSPWEKFLMFLFHSSTPRTAGFNLVPLCFFSSPSLVLFCILMIIGASPGSTGGGIKTTTIAVLLASALKNLMGREETRVFNKRIPFTSVEKALTIALLYLVAAWIGSLIIYAFQGRNYFGIMFESISALSTVGLSLGITSHLKAGSKLVLVVLMLWGRVGIITFVWGLSKRKREPRISFPEEHIPVG from the coding sequence TTGCTCATCTTTATCTTAGCCATAGTAGTGGGGACGCTTCTCCTTAAGGGAAGTTGGGCAAGCAAAGGTATATCTTGGATAGATTCCCTTTTCACCGCCACATCTGCGGTTTGCGTTACCGGTCTCGTTGTCTGCGATACCGGATCTGATTTTACGGTATGGGGTCAGATCATAATTCTGATCCTTATTCAGATAGGCGGTCTCGGGATAATGAGCCTTTCGAGCGTTCTGGCTTATGCCTTAAGGGGAGAGGGAGAGCTGAGAATGAAACTTATAACTGCATATAGTTTGGGGAGAGAAAGCCCAAGCGGTGTAAAGGAAATCGTTAAAAAAGTGCTGATTTTTACCTTTATATTTGAGTTGCTGGGCTTTCTGCTTTTGGGAACCGGGCTTATTTTGAAGGGAGTGCCCGTAGGTAAAGCGCTTTATAGCGCTCTTTTTCATAGTATAAGTGCTTTTTGCAACGCGGGATTTTCCATTTATAGCTGGAATCTTATGGAGTTTAACAATTTTCCTTATCTTTTTAGCGTGGTGATGTTTCTTTTTATAGCTGGAGGACTTGGCTTTCCTGTCCTGACGGAAATTTGGGAGAGAGTTTTCGGAGGGAGGAAAAAGCTTAGTGCTTACTCCAAGGTGGTTATTTATTCCACCCTGTTTCTCGTATTGCTCGGAGCAGTTCTTCTTGAGCTTTTTAATATAGGCAATCCCGGCTTTGAGGGATTTTCGCCGTGGGAGAAATTCCTTATGTTTCTCTTTCATTCATCTACTCCGAGAACCGCGGGTTTTAATCTCGTTCCTCTGTGCTTCTTTTCTTCTCCTTCTTTGGTTCTTTTTTGCATCTTGATGATTATAGGGGCTTCTCCGGGTTCAACAGGGGGTGGTATAAAAACAACAACGATTGCGGTTCTTTTAGCTTCCGCTCTTAAGAATTTAATGGGAAGGGAGGAAACGAGGGTTTTTAATAAAAGAATTCCTTTTACTTCCGTGGAAAAGGCGTTGACCATAGCTCTTCTTTACTTAGTAGCCGCTTGGATAGGAAGTCTTATCATTTACGCGTTTCAGGGAAGAAACTATTTTGGGATAATGTTTGAATCTATTTCAGCGTTAAGCACGGTTGGTTTGTCCTTGGGAATAACGTCTCATCTTAAGGCAGGATCAAAGCTGGTGCTTGTCGTTCTTATGCTGTGGGGGAGAGTGGGAATTATCACCTTCGTTTGGGGATTAAGTAAGCGTAAAAGGGAACCCAGAATATCGTTCCCGGAAGAGCATATCCCGGTTGGATAA
- a CDS encoding TrkA family potassium uptake protein: MLDRKSVMVIGLGRFGSALARKLVEFEQRVIGVDKVRARVEEIADIVDIAVQLDSTDPDALIKAGVKECDVAVVTIGENIEASVLTTSILRDLKVPRVIARANNVLHARVLARVGAHRVIFPERDMGQRLAEIIVHPWISDFTALGGKFLIGELPAPKSLCGKTLAELNFSSTYNIIVLLVRRGESFVFPRGSTQLHEGDKLIVAGFPEDIKKFKEFS; encoded by the coding sequence ATTTTGGATAGAAAGAGCGTTATGGTAATAGGTTTGGGAAGGTTTGGTAGTGCTCTTGCCAGGAAGCTCGTGGAATTCGAGCAAAGGGTTATAGGAGTCGATAAGGTAAGAGCTCGGGTTGAGGAAATAGCGGATATAGTTGATATTGCGGTGCAGCTTGACTCTACTGATCCCGATGCGCTTATTAAAGCTGGCGTGAAGGAATGCGATGTTGCCGTAGTAACTATAGGGGAGAACATAGAAGCGAGCGTTTTAACGACTTCTATTTTGAGAGATCTTAAGGTTCCGCGGGTTATAGCGAGGGCTAATAACGTTCTTCATGCGAGAGTTTTAGCACGCGTTGGGGCTCATAGAGTTATTTTCCCTGAGAGGGACATGGGGCAAAGGCTCGCCGAGATAATAGTGCATCCATGGATAAGCGATTTTACGGCTTTGGGTGGCAAGTTCCTTATAGGTGAGCTTCCTGCTCCTAAGAGCTTGTGCGGGAAAACTTTGGCAGAGCTTAATTTCAGCTCAACCTACAACATAATAGTTCTTCTCGTTAGAAGGGGAGAGTCCTTTGTCTTTCCGCGTGGGAGTACACAGCTTCATGAGGGAGATAAGCTCATAGTTGCCGGCTTTCCGGAGGACATAAAGAAATTTAAGGAATTCTCTTAA